The Amycolatopsis coloradensis sequence CCGGTTCGCCATCGATGGCGCGAGGCCACCGCCGAGCACCGCGCCGAGCTGGTAGGCCAGCCCGGCGCCGGACTGCCGTTGCTCGGGTGTGAACAGCTCGGTCAGGTAGGTGATCAGCGGGCCGAACAGGAACCCGGTGACGGCGAAACCGACGGCGATGGCGAGCGCCCATGCGGTCAGCGTGCCGATCTCCGCGATCGGGAACAGCAGGAACATGTAGGCCAGGACCGCGACGGCCGACGCGAGCATCACGGGTTTGCGGCCCAGTTTGTCGGAGAGCCGTGCGCCGATCACGACCGTGACCGCGTGGAGCGCGAGGCCGGGCAACGTGCACCACAGCACGTCCTGGATGTCCAGCCCGAGGCCCTTCGGTGCCGGACCGGCGGCATAGGAGAGCATGAACCCGGCCAGGACGAACATGACACCGTTGAGACCGGTGTTCGCGCCTGCCGCGAGCAGCAGCTTGCCCCAGTTGTCCCGGATGACGTTCCAGATCGGCAGTTTGACGATCTTCTTGTCCAGTTTGCTGGCCGCGAGCTCGTGGAACACAGGCGATTCCTCGAGGGCACGCCGCGCCCAGACACCGATGGCCAGTACGACCGCGCCCGCGATGAACGGGATCCGCCAGCCCCAGCTGGTGATGACCCCTTGCGGCAAGTAGAAGATCAGCACGAACGCGAGGTTCGCCAGCAGCGCACCCAGCGGCGACCCGAGTGCGACGAACGCGCCGAACGCCGCCCGCCGCGACGGCGGCGCGTGCTCCACGGCGAGTACCGACGCCCCGCCCAGTTCGCCGCCGCGCGAGAAGCCGTGCACCAGGCGCAACAGGACGAGCAGCAATGGCGCGGCCACACCGATCGTGGCGTAGCCGGGCAGCAGTCCCATCAGGACGGTGGCCGCGCCCATGAGGTAGAAGGTGATGAGCATGGCGCGGCGGCGGCCGTAGCGGTCGCCCACCCAGCCCATCACGATCGCGCCGAGCGGCGCGACGACGTAGCCGATCGTGTAGGTCGCCAGGCTCATGAACGAGGCGAACCAGGGATCGGTGTCGCCGGAGAAGAACACCTTGGGGAAGACCAGCGCGGAGGCGACCGTGTAGATCGAGAAGTCGAAGAACTCCAGCGATGTTCCGGCGCCCGCGCCGATCGCGAGCCTGCGGGTCTGGGCCGAGGTGGTCTTGGATGGAGCGGTGGATGCTGTCATGCGCTCTTCCTTGAACGGTGACGGACGGTCGACGTTGCGCCCCTCCCCGGCAACGTTCGTCCCAACGTAGGAAGCTCCAGGTGCCCCGCCTAGTGGAGGAACCCGCTGCCGGACTGAAGGTTTTCCCTACCGAGTCACCGATATCGAGGAGGTCCGCGCGTGAGCGCGATCAACGATCTGCCCGCCACCACCCAGGCCAGGATGCTCGCCTCCGGCGAGTTGTCGGCGAGGGAACTGCTCGACGCCACACTCGACCGCGTTGCTGAGCTGAATCCGGTACTGAACGCCGTCGTCAGCATCGACGAGGACAAGGCGCGGGCCGCCGCCGCGGCGGCCGACGAAGCGCAGGCGGCGGGGCGCTCGCTCGGGCCCCTGCACGGGCTTCCGCTCGCGGTGAAGGATCTCCACGCGACCGCCGGGATGCGCACCACCTTCGGCTCGCCCGCGTTCGAGGACAACGTTCCCGACGCGGACGAACTCGTCGTCGCCCGGATGCGGGCGGCCGGGGCGATCGTCTTCGGGAAGACGAACGTTCCCGAGTTCGGCGCGGGTTCGCACACCTTCAACCCGGTGTTCGGCCTGACCCGCAACCCCTACGCGCCGGACCGCTCCGCGGGCGGTTCGAGCGGAGGTGCCGCGGCCGCGCTCGC is a genomic window containing:
- a CDS encoding MFS transporter; the protein is MTASTAPSKTTSAQTRRLAIGAGAGTSLEFFDFSIYTVASALVFPKVFFSGDTDPWFASFMSLATYTIGYVVAPLGAIVMGWVGDRYGRRRAMLITFYLMGAATVLMGLLPGYATIGVAAPLLLVLLRLVHGFSRGGELGGASVLAVEHAPPSRRAAFGAFVALGSPLGALLANLAFVLIFYLPQGVITSWGWRIPFIAGAVVLAIGVWARRALEESPVFHELAASKLDKKIVKLPIWNVIRDNWGKLLLAAGANTGLNGVMFVLAGFMLSYAAGPAPKGLGLDIQDVLWCTLPGLALHAVTVVIGARLSDKLGRKPVMLASAVAVLAYMFLLFPIAEIGTLTAWALAIAVGFAVTGFLFGPLITYLTELFTPEQRQSGAGLAYQLGAVLGGGLAPSMANRLIEWTGSSASVGYYLAGGMALTVVCLLALPETAPVRTHR